From Veillonellales bacterium:
ACAGTAACAACCAGCGTTTCAGCTTTATACCAGGATACATCCACTTTAAAAAGTGCACGAGCTACACCTTCCCTGATCGTCGAGATCAATAACAAACCCACACAACAAAATCATCATCCCTGACTGTCCACTATAAAGAACCGCTGCACTCAGGACGAGCATCCACTATATTATGCTTAATATCCCGATGCTCAATATTGACTTTATACCCTTTGCTGCGCAAACCCTCGTAGATTTTATGAGCCACAAATACGGAGCGATGCAGTCCGCCGGTACAGCCAATAGCAATAATTAACTGGCTTTTTCCTTCCCTGATATAATTTGGCACCAAAAAGTCCACTAATCCCGCCAATTTTTCCATAAACTGCTGGGTAATCGGCCATTTCCAAATATAATCTCCCACTTCGGGTTCGATACCGCTTTTGCGCCGCAATGATTCCACATAAAAAGGGTTGGGCAAGAACCGCACATCGAAAACCATATCCGCATCCAGCGGCACACCGTATTTAAAACCAAAGGATACCACTGTAATGGTCATCCGCTCCGTCTCTTTTTCACCGCCAAACAGCGCAATGATCTTCTCTTTCAGGTTGGCAGTAGATAAGTCCGAGGTGTCAATGATATGGGTAGCACGCCCCCGGACATGCTCCACCCGCTCCCGTTCCCGGGCAATACCCTCGCTGATCCGTCCATGAGGCGCCATCGGATGACGCCGGCGGGTTTCCTTATAACGGCGAATCAGCGTCTCATCCGATGCCTCCAGGAACAGCATTTCATACATGTATCCCTGTTTTTCCATGTCTTCCAATACCTGTACCAAGGTATCAAAAAACTCGCGTCCCCGGATGTCCACCACCAGTGCAATTTTACTGACCTGCCCGGCGGATTGGGAACATAACTCGGCAAATTTTGGAATCAGCGCCGGTGGCAGGTTATCCACGCAAAAGTACCCTAAATCCTCCATGGCCCGTACCACCTGGGTTTTACCCGCGCCCGACATTCCTGTAACAATAACCAAACGAAAATTATCCATGTTCTCACTCCCCCGGGGTCAATTCATTCTGCCGCATTCTCCGAAAAACTCCATCGCCACAGCCCTCTTTTCGGTACCATTAATTATAGGGCAAATCGGCCAAAAAAGCAAAAAGGCCCCGGTTTTTCCTTACTTCATAATAGGAAACTGCAGTCCTCCCGCCATCGTCTTTTTATCACCATATACCCACCAGGAGACATTCTTATACAATGGCCCGTTGACTTGCACCGCCGCCCCTTCCCTGGACCATCCCACGCCTAAATTAAAGGCAGGCTTAGGGGCTGTGAGCTTGACCTGCATTTCCGACTGCTCCATTACCACCAGCTTGCCATTTTCAAACTTAGTGCTCTCCTTAACATTGGCCGGAATCTCAAAGTCCTTACCATTTACTTTGACGTAGATTTTTTCCTGCTGCCGTTCAAACTGGACATCGGTTTTCTCCGCCTGTCCGGTTTGAGAGTCCACCTCCCGGGGAACATAGACAATTTCTTTCGTATTGGTATTCTGCCCTTGTACATAGACGACTTGCGGTTCACCTGATTTAGACTTTTCCCCGGCGGTATTAATGGTAACAGCCGGCTGCGCTGCCGCCTGGGCCGCCTGATGCTCCTCTTTGTATTGCCTGTACTCATAATAAATCACGCCCAATGCCACGATAACAAGCAGCAGAACGATAAAAAATTTCCACTCCTGCCGCATAAACCGCATCATAACCCCTTCCTCCTTTGCCCCGAATTTATCCCTCATCTACATATATTCCTGACATGGGGATCAGTAAACTGCTTTTTGACAAAAATGTATATAAAATCGTAGGGGAAAAAGCGGGGAACAGTATGGAGAACTGCCGGGGCTGGGGAGTGGCTATTGGCGATGAGCTGTTGGCTTTTGGCTGTTGGCTGTTGGCTTTTGGCTTTTGGCACGCAGCTCATATTGCGAGGGACGAGGAACGAAAAAATAGCACTTGGTACTAAATTCTGTCATTATTTAAGAAAGATAACAAAAGAACGATTGCCGGAAGAAATGGCAATCGTTCTTTTGTTATCTGCTTCGATTTCTTATTTACGAACCTGCATGCCAACCTGAACCAGGCGGCATAAGCGAGCGGTAGCCGTTTCAATCAGCGCCGCGCCGTTTTCCATACACTCTTCCAGCGTCATAGGCTGGGGAATTATGCTCATTAAGCCGTCAATCCCCTGCTGCAGCACATCGTCGGCTCCCTGCCCCAAGCCGCCCGCAAGGCAGACCACCGGTACCTTCCATTGTTTTGCTACTTTTGCCACACCCACCGGCGCCTTGCCAAAAGCCGTCTGAAAATCCGTCCGGCCTTCACCGGTAATAACCAAATCGGCGGCTTCCACCATGGCGGCAAATCCGGCGGCTTCCAAAACAATCTCAACCCCCGGACGCAGTTTAGCATTCGTAAAGAACAACAATCCGGCACCTAATCCGCCGGCTGCCCCGGCGCCGGAACATTCGGCAATGTCCTTGCCGGTCGCCTTGGCAGCTAACTGAGCATAAATTTTCAAAGCCTTATCCAATTCGGCAATCATCGCCGACGTCGCACCCTTTTGCGGCCCGAATACCGCCGAAGCCCCCCGCGGCCCGCACAGTGGATTATCCACATCACAGGCAACCATAAGATCCGCCGCTGCCAACCGTTTATCCAAACCGGAAAGATCAATTTGAGCCAGTTTAGCCAGTGAAGCGCCGCCCTGGGGCAGCGGAGTGCCGGAAGCATCCAGGAATTTTGCCCCCAAGGCCTGTACCATGCCGGCTCCGCCATCATTCGTAGCACTGCCGCCAATCCCGATAATGATCTTATTCAGTCCTTTTTGCAAAGCGGCTTGAATCAGCTGCCCGGTACCATAAGTAGTAGTAATCCGGGGATCTCTTTTATCTTTTGGCACAAGGGGCAGGCCGGAAGCAGCGGCCATCTCAATAAT
This genomic window contains:
- the rapZ gene encoding RNase adapter RapZ — protein: MDNFRLVIVTGMSGAGKTQVVRAMEDLGYFCVDNLPPALIPKFAELCSQSAGQVSKIALVVDIRGREFFDTLVQVLEDMEKQGYMYEMLFLEASDETLIRRYKETRRRHPMAPHGRISEGIARERERVEHVRGRATHIIDTSDLSTANLKEKIIALFGGEKETERMTITVVSFGFKYGVPLDADMVFDVRFLPNPFYVESLRRKSGIEPEVGDYIWKWPITQQFMEKLAGLVDFLVPNYIREGKSQLIIAIGCTGGLHRSVFVAHKIYEGLRSKGYKVNIEHRDIKHNIVDARPECSGSL
- a CDS encoding glycerate kinase gives rise to the protein MNIVVAPDSYKGSVSAMGVANAMEQGVLAVFPEATVQKLPIADGGEGTVEALVASTGGQMIQEEVVGPLGTPIKSYWGILGDGETAIIEMAAASGLPLVPKDKRDPRITTTYGTGQLIQAALQKGLNKIIIGIGGSATNDGGAGMVQALGAKFLDASGTPLPQGGASLAKLAQIDLSGLDKRLAAADLMVACDVDNPLCGPRGASAVFGPQKGATSAMIAELDKALKIYAQLAAKATGKDIAECSGAGAAGGLGAGLLFFTNAKLRPGVEIVLEAAGFAAMVEAADLVITGEGRTDFQTAFGKAPVGVAKVAKQWKVPVVCLAGGLGQGADDVLQQGIDGLMSIIPQPMTLEECMENGAALIETATARLCRLVQVGMQVRK